One Brassica napus cultivar Da-Ae chromosome C2, Da-Ae, whole genome shotgun sequence DNA window includes the following coding sequences:
- the LOC106359814 gene encoding 11-beta-hydroxysteroid dehydrogenase-like 6, with protein sequence MDSINRIINFVFPPLALYGLFVFYPIYQRLKSAVSIWRNVLRENVAGKVVLITGAASGIGEALAYEYGKKGAYLALVDIRDEPLFHVAALVEHYGSPEVIPMVADVSKIISIAVALHDCERFIQAAVLHFGRLDHLVTNAGVAPLYLFEDIDDLSMAMPAMDINFWGSVYCTFFASSYLKKSRGKIVVIASGCGCIASPRLSFYCASKAAVIAFYETLRIEFGSKVGVTIVAPGVVDSEMTQGKFMTKNGQFIVDKELRDVHISLLPVESAERCAKAVLRSVCRGDR encoded by the exons ATGGATTCAATCAACAGGATCATCAACTTCGTGTTTCCTCCTTTAGCCTTGTACGGACTTTTTGTCTTCTACCCAATTTACCAGAGACTGAAGTCCGCCGTCTCCATCTGGCGGAATGTTTTACGGGAAAATGTCGCCGGAAAAGTGGTTCTAATCACCGGCGCAGCTTCTGGCATAGGCGAG GCTTTAGCATATGAGTACGGGAAGAAAGGTGCGTACTTAGCACTTGTTGATATAAGAGACGAACCTCTCTTCCACGTGGCGGCTCTCGTTGAGCACTATGGGTCCCCTGAAGTCATCCCCATGGTCGCCGATGTTTCTAAGATCATCTCCATCGCTG TTGCTCTCCACGACTGCGAACGTTTTATCCAAGCCGCGGTTCTTCATTTTGGCCGAT tGGATCATCTAGTTACAAATGCAGGAGTTGCTCCACTCTATTTGTTTGAAGACATCGACGATCTTTCCATGGCTATGCCAGCTATG GACATAAACTTTTGGGGATCTGTGTATTGCACCTTCTTTGCTTCTTCGTACTTAAAGAAGTCTAGAGGAAAGATTGTGGTGATTGCTTCTGGATGTGGATGCATTGCTTCACCCAGATTGAGCTTTTATTGT GCGAGTAAAGCTGCTGTGATCGCGTTTTACGAAACTCTAAGAATTGAGTTCGGATCAAAGGTCGGGGTTACCATAGTAGCACCTGGGGTTGTTGACTCAGAAATGACCCAAGGCAAGTTCATGACAAAGAACGGACAATTCATAGTGGACAAAGAGCTCAGAGAT GTACACATAAGCTTATTGCCAGTGGAATCAGCAGAGAGGTGCGCTAAAGCGGTACTAAGGAGCGTGTGCAGAGGAGATAGGTAA
- the LOC106358990 gene encoding uncharacterized protein LOC106358990 has product ISSESNRVISSSARLSPFSSKFPLVASSIFHLILTKPCLLKAYLEPVVAMQESQYNKKSSLKLLDRLFLPFIVVVVCVIVFVSPFWLQVSLRFFISTISRVITYMSTPKVLFLLTNIIVITLIGESMFSRSRSVLSTSELRKECITVRNNSCDLWSCANMKMGIGCQQLTKENMDRPRHEDGKRRKLSPMQMDSLHQRADDLIARVNRRRRLETGILNSHIDHSRMS; this is encoded by the coding sequence ATATCTTCCGAAAGTAATCGAGTCATTTCAAGTTCAGCCAGACTCTCACCCTTTAGCTCTAAGTTTCCTCTAGTTGCTTCTTCAATATTCCATCTTATTTTAACTAAACCTTGTTTACTTAAGGCATACCTTGAACCGGTAGTGGCCATGCAAGAGTCCCAATATAACAAGAAGTCATCTCTTAAGTTGCTCGACCGCCTATTCTTGCCGTTTATTGTAGTTGTTGTTTGTGTTATAGTTTTTGTTAGCCCGTTTTGGCTTCaagtttctctcagatttttcATATCAACTATCTCTAGAGTGATTACTTACATGTCAACCCCCAAGGTCTTATTCCTTCTCACAAATATCATCGTGATCACCCTCATTGGAGAATCAATGTTTTCTAGATCAAGATCTGTTCTTTCAACTAGCGAGTTACGCAAAGAGTGCATAACTGTAAGAAACAATTCTTGTGACTTGTGGTCTTGTGCAAACATGAAGATGGGAATCGGATGTCAACAGTTAACAAAAGAGAATATGGATAGACCGAGACACGAAGATGGTAAAAGGCGTAAGCTTAGTCCGATGCAGATGGATTCACTACACCAGAGAGCTGATGATCTGATCGCTCGTGTGAACAGACGGAGGAGGCTTGAAACTGGGATTTTAAATAGCCACATAGACCATAGCCGTATGTCATAA